The Enterobacter asburiae genomic sequence AGGCAGGTGTTAATAAAACGTTACTGACAGCCGAAGTTCACTTATAAAATTTCTATCTTCCGTGTTCGGTAACGCTCCAGAAATGCGTTTTATTCGTTGTTTGCGGCACATTGGCTATAGTGAAAGTGAATAATCACCGTTACATAGCGTTTCAGCCCCTAAAACGCTGACATCATAGTCAGCGCCTTGTTAAGATACTGTGAATTTACTCACAGATTGAAAACGGTTACATCACCTGATGTAATCAGTTAGTGATCGGAACCACAATTTGCCGGGCCGCGACGGAGTGCCGACGCACTAAAGTCGGCATGAAACAGTGTGTTGCGCCCGGATCCAGCAGCCCTGCCGCCCCCTGTAACGCCAGTTCAGTCGCCAGTTTCGCCATAGAAGCAATGGGATAACGCACCGTTGTCAGCTGCGGATCGGTGTAACGGGCAATCGGAATATCATCAAAACCAATGAGTGATAAATGCTGTGGCACCGCAATGCCGTTATCTTTCAGCGCCGTCAGAGCTCCTGCCGCCATGCTGTCGTTATAGGCAAACACCGCAGTAAGCTGCAGGTTGCGGCCCAGCAGCTCCACCATTGCCGCCTCGCCGCCCTGCATGTCCGGCGTACCGGTGCCCGTCCAGCTTTCTGACGGCGTAATGCCGTGCTCTTTCAGGGCGTTTTGCCACCCCTCGCGCCGCAGGTCGTCATCTTCAATATGATGGCTGGAAGCCAGATAGCCGATCCGCTGATGCCCGTTGTTGATGAGCATTTTCGTCGCCATCATGGCGCCGCTGACGTTATCCAGCCCGACGCAGCGGTGGGCATAGCCGGGAACGATGCGGTTGATCAGCACCATGCCCGGGATCTGATCCATAAAGCCGGTTAGCTCTTCATCGCTCAAGGCTTTTGAGTGGACAATCAGGGCGTTACAGCGCTGGCGGATCAGCACTTCGATGGCGTGTCGCTCCTTTTCCGCCTCATGATAACTATTGCCGATCAGCACATATTTCTGATGCTGCTGGGCGACCACGTCGACCGCTTTGACCAGCGCGCCGAAAAAAGCATCTGATACATCCATCACCACCACGCCGATGGTGTCGCTGACCTGCGTCGCAAGCGCCTGGGCATTGGCATTTGGCCGATACCCGAGCTGGGTCACGGCTTTCATTACGGTTTCACGGGTTTCAGGGCTGACCAGCGCGCTATTGTTCAGCACGCGTGAGACAGTAGCCACAGAAACGCCCGCCTGACGGGCGACGTCACGAATGGTGATCATATTCACCATCCTTCAAAGGATTGCAGCAACTCACAGACACCCCCTGTGTTTAGCAAGGTGGCTATTTTGGCAGCGAGAGAAAGGGGACTACGTGAAGAAGCTCACACTCATGAAAACGCTTACATCCGTTTTGTTAATGATTGTGATCCAGATCGTTATCTGGATGTGTTCCTCAATGATACCCCTGAAGCATGTGCGGTTAACTGACGCCACACCCACTCCAGCGGTCCCTGGCGAAAATAACGTAGCCAGAGAACAGAAAACGCCAGGTTAATTACCCAGACCGGAATAACAAACGCCAGCAGCGTGAGGCGGTCGAATTTCATAAACAGGCCAAGATGATAGAAAAGCGTGGTGCAGATAAGCGTTTGCAGGAGGTAATTGCTCAACGCCATGCGGCCTACGCAGGCGATAGCGCTGACGATCCACAGGCGGGAAAGCGTTGGCCAGAAGCCATAGATCAATGCCGCGTAGCCGATGGTCTGGAACGGTGCGCTCAGCTCGCGCGGCACCTGGAGCAGGAACGCGCACCAGCGGTAATCCCAGTGGATGTGCCACTGCGTGATTATCGCCGGGAGGTTAATCAGCACGCCGATCAGCACCAGCCCGACACCCGTTCGCCGATAGTGACGCAGGCTGAACTCCCCTTTCAGCCAGCCGGTGCGCATCAGTGACGCGCCCATCAGCATCATGCCCGCCAGCTGCCAGCCGTATTGCGCGCCCAGCGCAAGGAGGTTATCCCCCAGCATATCCGCGCGGTTGCTTATCGCTTCCGTACCGCCCTTCAGCTTCCAGTACTGTTCGTACTGCAGGTTAGCGGCATCCGGGATCCAGGAACGGTTCGTCGCCTCGCCGGAGATCATCCCCAGCAGCAGCAGGACCCCAAGCCCCATGACATAGAGCATCACGCCGGTGTTAAACAGGCTTTTTACGCTGTGCGCATCGCGAATCAGACGCCAGCAGATGAGCCCGACTAACCCATACGCGAGAAGAATATCGCCGTCCCAAAAGAACAGGCCGTGGATAAAGCCGAGAAGA encodes the following:
- the galS gene encoding HTH-type transcriptional regulator GalS, with amino-acid sequence MITIRDVARQAGVSVATVSRVLNNSALVSPETRETVMKAVTQLGYRPNANAQALATQVSDTIGVVVMDVSDAFFGALVKAVDVVAQQHQKYVLIGNSYHEAEKERHAIEVLIRQRCNALIVHSKALSDEELTGFMDQIPGMVLINRIVPGYAHRCVGLDNVSGAMMATKMLINNGHQRIGYLASSHHIEDDDLRREGWQNALKEHGITPSESWTGTGTPDMQGGEAAMVELLGRNLQLTAVFAYNDSMAAGALTALKDNGIAVPQHLSLIGFDDIPIARYTDPQLTTVRYPIASMAKLATELALQGAAGLLDPGATHCFMPTLVRRHSVAARQIVVPITN
- the yeiB gene encoding DUF418 domain-containing protein YeiB translates to MERNVTLDFVRGVAILGILLLNISAFGLPKAAYLNPAWYGDITRSDAWTWALLDLFAQVKFLTLFALLFGAGLQLLLKRGTRWIQSRLTLLVLLGFIHGLFFWDGDILLAYGLVGLICWRLIRDAHSVKSLFNTGVMLYVMGLGVLLLLGMISGEATNRSWIPDAANLQYEQYWKLKGGTEAISNRADMLGDNLLALGAQYGWQLAGMMLMGASLMRTGWLKGEFSLRHYRRTGVGLVLIGVLINLPAIITQWHIHWDYRWCAFLLQVPRELSAPFQTIGYAALIYGFWPTLSRLWIVSAIACVGRMALSNYLLQTLICTTLFYHLGLFMKFDRLTLLAFVIPVWVINLAFSVLWLRYFRQGPLEWVWRQLTAHASGVSLRNTSR